One window of the Aptenodytes patagonicus chromosome 5, bAptPat1.pri.cur, whole genome shotgun sequence genome contains the following:
- the F3 gene encoding tissue factor isoform X2, with the protein MLRAVAGGRALLLSALLWRLAAAAGNPELPTAVNITWSSINFKTILQWQPKPSGYSYTVEIHGQTTDTKKKCILTAETECDVTDVLRNVKETYTAHILSVTSSGMDNFEEPPFAVSEKFTPYSQTVLGKPEIQNYTQKGSKLNVVFQDPLTPYTFPNGSFRSIRDIFQDDLEYKLYYWKDQSSGKKAATTKSRKFEVSVDSTKNYCFYIQGVIPSRRENRNGQDSMVLCTSVGRTILDEYGAEVFIIVAVIAIAIITLAIVLSVILCKRQKAKAAREKEPLNGV; encoded by the exons gCAATCCAGAACTACCAACAGCAGTTAATATAACTTGGTCTTCAATCAATTTTAAAACTATACTACAGTGGCAACCAAAACCATCAGGTTACTCCTATACAGTAGAAATACACGG ACAGACAActgacaccaaaaaaaaatgcatattgacAGCAGAAACAGAGTGCGATGTTACTGATGTGCTCAGGAACGTAAAAGAGACCTATACAGCACACATACTGTCTGTAACGTCCTCGGGGATGGATAACTTCGAAGAACCACCTTTTGCAGTCTCTGAAAAATTTACACCTTATAGCCAGA CTGTTCTCGGAAAACCGGAGATACAGAATTACACACAGAAAGGTTCCAAACTGAATGTTGTGTTCCAAGATCCACTTACACCATATACCTTTCCTAATGGAAGCTTTCGAAGTATTCGAGATATTTTCCAAGATGACCTGGAATACAAACTCTATTACTGGAAAGATCAAAGTTCTGGAAAG aaagctgcaacaacaaaaagccGTAAATTTGAAGTAAGCGTTGACAGCACAAAGAACTATTGCTTCTACATACAGGGAGTCATTCCCTCCCGCAGAGAAAACCGTAACGGTCAAGACAGCATGGTGCTTTGTACCAGCGTAGGAAGAACCATCTTAGATG AATATGGAGCAGAAGTCTTTATCATCGTAGCGGTGATAGCAATTGCGATCATCACTCTTGCCATTGTCCTATCAGTGATCCTGTGTAAACgccagaaagcaaaagctgcaagagaaaaggaaCCGCTTAATGGTGTCTAA
- the F3 gene encoding tissue factor isoform X1 → MLRAVAGGRALLLSALLWRLAAAAAGNPELPTAVNITWSSINFKTILQWQPKPSGYSYTVEIHGQTTDTKKKCILTAETECDVTDVLRNVKETYTAHILSVTSSGMDNFEEPPFAVSEKFTPYSQTVLGKPEIQNYTQKGSKLNVVFQDPLTPYTFPNGSFRSIRDIFQDDLEYKLYYWKDQSSGKKAATTKSRKFEVSVDSTKNYCFYIQGVIPSRRENRNGQDSMVLCTSVGRTILDEYGAEVFIIVAVIAIAIITLAIVLSVILCKRQKAKAAREKEPLNGV, encoded by the exons gCAATCCAGAACTACCAACAGCAGTTAATATAACTTGGTCTTCAATCAATTTTAAAACTATACTACAGTGGCAACCAAAACCATCAGGTTACTCCTATACAGTAGAAATACACGG ACAGACAActgacaccaaaaaaaaatgcatattgacAGCAGAAACAGAGTGCGATGTTACTGATGTGCTCAGGAACGTAAAAGAGACCTATACAGCACACATACTGTCTGTAACGTCCTCGGGGATGGATAACTTCGAAGAACCACCTTTTGCAGTCTCTGAAAAATTTACACCTTATAGCCAGA CTGTTCTCGGAAAACCGGAGATACAGAATTACACACAGAAAGGTTCCAAACTGAATGTTGTGTTCCAAGATCCACTTACACCATATACCTTTCCTAATGGAAGCTTTCGAAGTATTCGAGATATTTTCCAAGATGACCTGGAATACAAACTCTATTACTGGAAAGATCAAAGTTCTGGAAAG aaagctgcaacaacaaaaagccGTAAATTTGAAGTAAGCGTTGACAGCACAAAGAACTATTGCTTCTACATACAGGGAGTCATTCCCTCCCGCAGAGAAAACCGTAACGGTCAAGACAGCATGGTGCTTTGTACCAGCGTAGGAAGAACCATCTTAGATG AATATGGAGCAGAAGTCTTTATCATCGTAGCGGTGATAGCAATTGCGATCATCACTCTTGCCATTGTCCTATCAGTGATCCTGTGTAAACgccagaaagcaaaagctgcaagagaaaaggaaCCGCTTAATGGTGTCTAA